AGTTTTGAAGAAGTATCTGTTATGAACGAGAGCAACTAGGGGAAGAAGGTAGGCCTTGAGATTGGCCCCACTCTAAACCGAGTTAACTTCAAGCTATTTTCATAACTGTGAAGTGTGATACATTTGGAAAACTGTATATCTCGTGAACGAATCTTATCTGCAGTGAAGTAGTGTGAAACTTATCGAAAGTATTTTGTGATCAGGCTGACACGTCGACGCTTGAGATTAATTTCAACCAGTAAACTGAATACAGATCATAcgcagaaaataaattcaaactAGCTATAATGTGTGCCCTGAATCAGATACCATGGAATAATATATTGATGCGCTATAGGCAAATACGTGCTTCTATGCAATTGCCATTGTTATAATACATGCATCCTCCAAAGCCTTCATAAAATAGATGAGTTTGTTTCAGAAAAATATCTTTTGATCCTCTTATCATTCATCGCCAGTAGCTAGATCTTATCGAGTTCAAGACATCGCATTATTTAAACAGTTATGATTCACTTGGTCGAGATATAGTTCCCTCGGGATATCGTTTCATCTGCTGGTGGGATTGTTTGTTCATATATTGTTATGTTGTTTAGTTGATCTTGAGATCTCTCTTCGGCCCTTATTATTAGTTTATCCCAATGACATGGTGTTTCCCGTTGGATTAGAATCCTTCCCATGGCCATGAAGTGGTTGAAACATGATGAAagatataaataaaacaactataagaattttttttttaaaggatgAAATTCAATTGTTtactttaataattaaatcacGCCAAATTCTATCAGCTCAGTCCTTTTTTATTCGAAGTAGGTTTCAACACTCTCCTAAGGACAGTCCCAAATTAATTGCCCTTTTTGCTTAATTAGTTGTGATGTCGAAAAGTCAATTTACAACAGCTTCAAGGCGGcgacaaaattaatttttaccgAGCCACTATACTCGAAACTAAGAGCTTTCTGGGTACAAAGGCTTATAATCATCAACATTAAACAGCACATAATACGGATTATATACCAAAATTACGGCATACCTGTGGTGAAATTGATTGAGTTACTAATATCGAAAAGGTCAATGCTTTATAAACTATATGTATGTACATTTATGTCCTAGAAGAGGCAGCTTTCGTACTGATCGATCTGTAAAGCGACCCGATGGCTTAAACTAATCCTTagtttaagattttttttggaCCATTAATCATTAACTTATGGCAATGTTTATTTAATAAGCTAATATGTgggatttattatttatatatatatatatacactattattatcatcattaattaattgatattaGACTTTGGACGGTTCCAAACTGAGGCATGCCCAAAAGCCTCCCATGCCCATGCACCCGATTTGACCAATCAGACTGGTGGCCTAACAAGACTTGGGGACTGCCACGTGTGCTGGAGCTCCACCACAAAACGACGTCGTCGGCGCTTCCCTTCGCTGCCTGTCATAGTCATGTGCATCATCTCATGTCCCCAACAGTGGTTGAGATTATCTGCGTCAACCCAAATTAGCCATAAATTAATTCTCAGGTCTAAACATTATAATTTGGGTCATTTTCCATTGATTAACAGCAAATATGGCGTGACACAGACACACGGATTaggttaaaaataaatattttgtcgtgcatgatttgattagtttttGATGGACCTATCGTATGTGACATTGACAAATTCTTTGTCATCGTGTTTAAAAGAACAATATGCGAGGAGATCCTCCCGAAACCTCCAAAACACCttataaatattcattcattatgggatatcatcatcatgatgcaAAAACCGAGCATTGTCTCGAAAGGTTGTCGTACTTGTATTCATATTTGTAATGTCGGATTTTCAGAATTGATGCTCGTAAATAGATGATCGAAGCGAATGAAACTGGGCAAAATGTGACCATTGTTGAGGGCATATGCAGCATGTAATAAGTCGTTGACTAGGAAACAAGAGGTCcctaatttgatatttttcaattggacTTTTATGTCCCTTTATTTCTCTTtcgatatttttatattatatttaaagatctcttctcccttataattaaaaagtatttaaaaaaaaaacggggTGACCATTGCTAAATTCACTGGCTTGATTGTTTGAATATGGGCAATCAATCATCGGACACGGCAGGAAAGCTGAGATTCAAGTACCCATCAAACCCTAATAGAAAACCTAAATCAACAATTTGAGGGATTAATTGCTTCAAGAAGTATGGAAAAGGGAAGATGGAATGTATATATCACTCAGAGGCCACTTGACTTCCAGAATCATCACAAGCAATATTCTCCATCTCAGCTGCTTTCCTCTTACGGTCACCACGACTTGTTGCCAAACTACTGCcccacaaaagaaaaataaaaagcaaatATTAGTAATTCGTAATCatataaaaacttaaaattattatcgAGATATGAAATGTATCTTGAAAAATTTTCTACAGTTAAATGGGTGAGAAAGAACTAATAACAATAGCAAAGGCGCTGCCGATGCAATAAGGGTCCGAATTATAATGTATATTTGCATATGAAACAACGTAAGTATCGCGGTTtttgtaaaagaaaataatgataattCCGGAATTACAGGGTTGAAAATGATAACTCACTTTAATTGTAGAGAGACATCAGGGCCTTCGTTTGGGTCAGAAGTGCAAGACTTAATGGGTTTTGGGTTTGAGAGTGAGAATTTCCCTTCCAGAGGATGAAATTCTAGCAGTGCTTTCCTTTGGCTCTCTCCTTTGAGCTGCTCTAcctataattatatattcattaacACCACCATGTATAGATATATGGACAATTAGCGAGAGAAATTAAgagtggaaaaaaaagattaattcTATGGTCTTAAAATAGGACCAGACCGGCCTATTCGCCCGATTAAACCGGGATATATCGACACGCCTAACTATATATCTAGCTATAGGTTCAAGAACACTTAAGACCGCTATAGGTCGATCAAGTGATCGAACTACTTCGAGTGATCATCATCTACAATCACTTCTTATAGGCAATAATAGACAATGTAGTTGTCTACCACACACACTTATAACTGTACCGACCGCACTGAATTTAGATGGCAATGTATGTATTTTCAACTTTGAGAGGACATGCAGAAACACGGACAACATGCAGGTTCTCGCGCGtggttttaaaatttaaactgAAGTCTAGAATACCTCTTTGCGTAGAGCCTCATTCTCAAGAGTCGCCTTTTCTTCCTGCAAAGGAGATTGGAAACCGATGTTCAGAAATCAGAAGATCGGAACTGCAGATAGGTTTTCGTGTCGATATGATGAACAATGGCCATCTCAAGTTGTCAACATGCTGTTCGTAAAAGGAATTTCCAGATGTAAAGTGACATGCAATAGATTAGAGAATATAGAACTACCTGTATTCTTGATTTCCCAAGTTGGTCCAACAAGAATCCTTCCTGCAACACATTCAgtttaatcatatatatatatatatatatatatatgtatgtatgtatgtatgtatatgttatCAGAAGTTTCATTTGTATATGTGAgtcaaatctatatatatatataaactaattTAACAGTTATAAAAAGTTACCTTCTTCTGCTTAACAGACAACAACCCTTCAGTCAATTGGCACTCTATCTGCTGCAGCTCCTTGAAGCTCAAGCCTTCTAGTTCCCTACCGATCAGCCGCCTAATGAAGGAAACCCGAGTTCAACAAATTAGCAGTCACTTTTATCACAACATGATTCGAGAAATAATTGGCAAATTTAACTAGCTCGTGCTGTCAAAGCTTACGAGTATGCCATATGGAGCCTCGATATTTCACTCTTCAACACGTTTAGTTCCGTTTGATGTCGATGTTCCTGCTCAATATGTACCAAGAAATTGCAACGTAAGTAAACAACGATGTTCATTTCGGATGGCACGATCACCACTATATGAGTTTCTATGAGGAGCTTATTCACGGGTGGTACCTCCACGACACGCCCATCGGATGAATTTTCGGGCAATTCATGATGAAGTCCCCTCTGGTGTCTAACTAGCGTGTGCTCCATGCTTCAATCGACATTTTGCACAAGAAAAAAGAGTCAGCAAAACATCATCATAATCATGAGTTTCAAATTAAATATCTGCTTATAACGATCCCCGTTTTTCCCATGCCAGAAGTATGTTTCGAGGAAAATCTTCTTCAATTGGCAAGCGATAGATCTAGAGCTATATTGGTGTTCTGAACGAAGTTGTTAAGAATAACATCGAAATTGATGCATCATCATGATACATTGCGATAAATTTCCCTCAAACCTTATGAATACAATCTTGCTCCTAGCATACCTTCCACAACTATAAAGATATGTACGTTTATAGCAAGTCATATATAGTCTTGTTAATACGAGTATGGGCCAATCTACTTGAATTCAACAAGGGAGAACCGATTTGTCACGTCTCTTCTAGGGTTTCTTCGGTCGACATTGAACGtaattaaactcacttcaagAGTCCGTTTAATAGAAGTCTAGGGCTTGAAAACAGCGAAGAACTCTCGATAAAAACAGGTTCTTGAAGTGTCTCAATTACTTAAATGCGACTACCGAACAATATATATGCTTACCAGTTCCTAGAATTCACAAAGCTTTTTGCTTGGACATGGCTaattaatgaataaattaattaaccaATCCGAAATTTAAATAGAGTAATCCAGAACATGTACCTGGTACTCGAGAACTCGTAAAGCTTCCCAGTGTTTGAGAAAACTATGACGGCGACTTCCGCATCGCAGAGGACCGATAACTCATTGGCCTTCTTGAACAGCCCGTTACGCCGCTTCGAGAACGTGACCTGCCTGCTGTTCACATTCTCGATCTTCTTGATCTCGATCCTCCCCCGACCCATCTTTGTAACCTTTCCCGTGTTCCCAGATTAATTCCTTTTCGTGCCTAAAAACGACACGGGGGGGACTAATTCAATGCTAAAACCTCTTGAGAGGAAGaacacaaaaaaagaaaaaaaaaaaaagcaaggactgagaaaagaaaacaatcagTGTTACAAATCGGCACATACTTGAATTGTGTGGGTGTGAGGAGAGAGATGATTCTGACCAAAATGGGATATTTTGGTTTTTGAAAATCACAGATtgtatatataactataaAGGGTAAACAAGGGGATTGCCACAATTGGATTTGTcatttaaatggaaaaaaaagggggagaaAATCtactatttttgtttattaattaaatttaatcttttttcaaaagttgaaagaaaattttttttagggaTCTTGCCAAATAAGGGGGGATGTGAATCATGTGATGGTGTTGTATTCTTTTTATAGTAAAGACTATAATGGAAGGGAGGATTTTTGGGTTTTGcctaaagtttttttttgtgatatttttctaatttaaagATAAGCTCAAAAATCACGAGAAGAATCCTCAGTTAGGAAATCTCAACAAGGGAAAGATTTGCAACTATTCAAATCTCACatccaatttcaaaaaaaaagacattcaTGGTGAAATATACGAAAATACGGTATGCAAATCTTTTTTGTGATTTAGTATAATCGGCAAACTACACTAATTATGGTAGACGTTACTTACCTATATAGGGAATCAAAATTCAGTTCGTGATTAGAACAAAACAACACTCAATATTTATatcatgaaaaaattatattttagtgatttatttatttacttatttttatattatatatgtcaaTAAAATGTTATATCTACAATACGATGAAAATGTCCTATTGGAGTCACCAATCAACTCAAGAGATatctacaaaaataaaaattcgatATAAGTATACATTCCCAAAAGAAATCGATACaaactttcttttatttagattAGATTCAAAGTCCCCAAATTAATATCTACTCTCATTATAagggaaaatttttaaatggtCATGCTCCACAACATATAATGAAAAAGAACCAATAAgattatttcaattaaaaataattatcacaattaatcgagtgattaGCGCTCATTATTTTGTTTATGGTAATTTAATTGGTGCTTCCTTACATCAGGTGGTGATATAGACCGAAGAATCTCAGCATTAtaagtgtgtgtgtatatatgtatgtatatttcaGCCTGCTTATAATCATCTAAAATATACTAATAACAAGTTTTTCTCCTTATCTTGAAACAAGGTCGCTTCATGAGGAACATCTCAAAGCCTTTTTCGGTTCAAATTTACGAAAATCAATAAATCTAGAAAGATATTATATTTCATTCTAAGAATATTGGAGATGTCCAATTTATTTGTTTACAAAACAAACTTTACTTAACTTTTTccttaattcaataatacaatcattacttttttatcttttttctctcttatattttttcttatctattattacaattaattatttaatactaaattctctcgaatattcaacttttttcctcaatttcaatactttttactcaattcaacaacacaattattaattttttatctttttttcaaattatctcacaaatttttcctaaatacttttgttttcatctCCTCAAGtcaaactaaattaaattaaatcaaacttaacttcATTAACAAGCGCTATGTAACTTTTCCAAGGTACTTCAACATCTCAAAACAAGGTAAAATCCAATATTGAACgagaaaaagaattatattCATTAATTTCACCCTTTCTATTATTGACGGCAACTCATTATATGAATACATATAGTATGCTATTGGTTATGATCCttagttaataataaaaaatctaataacaataatattattattattgttattattattatattatatataatatgataatataatacTAATAATAGCAACttattatatgaattattaataatattattattattactattttatgaaaaagaaaaacgataactccattattattgttaaatgTTTGTTACTATTAGGTTCTTTGTGTAGTTACGTACTTGGTTCATACTTCCATGTATATGATTTTTATGTGGATTAATCAATTTTCATATACACTTCATAGATTAAGGGCAGTCTCAAATCAAATGCTCTCTATAGTTTTCATTTGTCTCAATAGGCTCCCCGTGATAGGCAAATCGATTCAAGTCACTCCATACCTCTTAACACCGTCAACGCACCGAAAGGAATGATGATTGTGTGCAATTCACACGACTCTTAATCATGAGAACCACAGAAATTTGACATAGTAatatgccaatgttttaggAGTCATTCGATCTCGACCGTTAACTGCACGGAAACTCGAACGCACACCGCATAAGTTCCTCAGGCCCAGTGCATAAAAATCAGGCCCAAGGACTGATTTCCACATGCCCCCCCATGAGATCTCAACCGTCCATGCCATCACTAGAGGGACCTCTCAGCTTCAACGGCGGAGATCGGCGCGAAGTGTCAGTACACATTTGAATTCAAACAACGGGAGCAGAAGGTTAACGTTACAATTTGTACTGTTATTCTATTCTATTGTATTGTGCTCTGTTCCTCCTCTGTGTTCCCAACTGGACACAGTGTTGGTGAGAGTGCCAACACAGTGGAAGGAACGAAGGTACCTCGGCAATATCTCTGGGAAAGATCCAATCTTTCACtgagcactctctctctctaggtCAGTTTCTCGCTCTAAGCTTCTGGGTCTGTCCGGTTTCGTCCCCTTTTTGTATGCATTCCCGTGTCCCTTTGTGGTTCTGAGGAGAAATTTGATGGACGACAAGTTTGTGGATTCGTGGGCCATGGTGGTTTTGGTTCTTGGACGTTCTTGGGAGATGGGGGTTCTTTTGGGTTGCGGTTTCTGCTTCTGAGACAATGCGGGTGTGGATTTTTTTGTAGGAATCAAGAGGATTTGGAGCGCTGATGGAGGATTCCGCTCGAAGTGGGTTGCATGACATCAATTTGGCTTCAAGAAAAGCTGAAGAAGCAGGTCGGTTCTCGTCAAATCTCGAAACTTTCTTAATTTCGAGAATGTGCAGCTCAAAATTGAACTTTGACCCAATGGAGGGTTTGGAGTGATTTGTCGTAAAAATTGCAGCTTGGAGACGATACCAGGCGGCAGGGTGGCTTGATAGCCTAGTTGGCCCTCTCGGTTTGCCGGGTCAGCCGTCTGAGAGAGAGTTCATTTCCTGCTTAAGAAATGGCCAGGTTTTGTGCAATGcaatcaacaaaatttatcCGGGAGCAGTTTCCAAGGTTAGCGTTCCTCAATTTTTTGTCTCTCGGTTCGAATTGCTGATAATGAGGAAGAGTTTGCGCTCAATCCAACGGcttcaattttgaaaatatggtcATTAGGTCGTGGAGAATAATCCTGCTCAGCTGTCCGTTCACCGAGAAACTCAGCCACTTCCTGCTTATCAATACTTCGAGAACGTGCGGAACTTTCTGGTGGCTATGGAAGAGCTTAAGTTGCCCGCTTTTGAAGCTTCTGATCTCGAGAGGGTAATCAATGCTTGTAGAAATTACTTCTGCATATTCAAGAATGTTTCTTGTTAGTAACCTCATGCCTGCTTTTACTTTTCTATGTATCTCAGCACAATTTGGAAGCAGGGTCATCTGCTAAGCTCGTTGATTGCATATTGGGCCTAAAAGCCTACCACGAGAATAAGCAATTGGCCAACAGCGGAAATGGGCGTTGTAAGCACCTGAGATCTCCCTTGGTCAAGCATTCTGCTGGTAGGATCCATTCGTGGGCCCCAGCACCATCTTCATCAGACTCTTGTCGACGCTTGGAAATGTCAACAGCATCCGAAAAACCACCTAATGTTAGCGAAATGGGAATACTAGAAGGTAATTGCATGAAAGTTTTGACAAATtgtcaaaataatattttcattgtCCCAACCATTCTCTAGTCTGTGAGGGTTGTCCTTAGTTGTATCGCATTAACTTCATATTGGTAATTAATCCCATTTCGTGTTTCAACTTTGATTACAGAGTCCATAGTCAGATTGCTAGCTAATTCCATGGTTGAGGCCAAGGAAAACTTTGATGGGAAGCTTCTCTCTACATTCTCCAATGGAAATATGGCAACTGCAAAGGCAAAATTCTTTCTACACCTTTTTGGTTAATCCATATGAATTGCTGGAGGTAGACCTTAGGTAGCTTTTCTAAGCAGAAgttctttatttttacagGATCCAGTCAAGTTATTTAGCAAAATTATCTCAACTTGCTTGGATGACCCGCAGATCAGTGTTGTGAGTGGACAGTTATATGAAGTTTCCTCACTTTATGTTTTCAGTGGCATTTAGTTATGCTACAGAACATACAGTAACAtcttttttgttgaaaattcTGCAGCTGAATTCATTCTTTGAAAATTATACTGCAAAACGAGACAGACCATTGTTGCAATCAACATCTTCAGCACAGGAGGATCACTCTAACATGAAATCCAAGGTATGCTCCATTTCAATATATTACATAGATAGCGCATATTGAAAATGTTCAGGCAGATTCTGATGTATATGTATCTTGTCTTTCTAGTGTTGCAGAACTTGCTTGAGAAAGGGTAACTGCAATCACGGGCAGAGGTTCCAAATGCAAGAGAGAGAACTTTCAGTAAGTAGCGTATTCTCTGTTTACACTCCTTTAGAGACAGGGAAGATACATTAAGACTGGCGACATGCCGTTTCGTTGGGAGATTGCTTGTTTCTGTATTACTCGGTGAAGGATCAAAGAGCGTTTACCCCTTATGAATTGCCATTTGCAGGCACTCAAGAACTTGTTGTCCAAGGCAAGGACTGAGTTTGAGGACTTGCAGAGCCAGTTACAACAGGATTTGAAAGAGCTTGGTGAGTCGACGAGAAATGAATCAGTTGATCCACCAACTCCAATATTGCTAACAATACGAATCTTATTGTATTGAATCATCTATCAATTCAACAACTTTAATGTCAGCTTCTTGTTAAAAATCATaagttgaaaaataaaatcatccaagtcctttttttcccccctcctTTGTAGCTGTATTCATTAATATTAACATTTTTGAATGCCTGataattgttagaaaatgTTTCTTCTGCCTGTTACATTGATCTAGGTGCTCAAGTCCAGGAAATGTCCACAGCTGCTCTCGGCTATTATCAAGTGGTGAAAGAGAACCGGAATTTGTATAACATGGTTCAGGATTTAAAAGGTTGGCTTTCTAGCTAAGTAGTGCGATCAATTTGGCCAAGAAACAATTCTCCTGGCCTGCTCATATTATTTCTACAAAATTTCCTGTAGGAAATATACGGGTGTATTGCAG
The sequence above is drawn from the Punica granatum isolate Tunisia-2019 chromosome 5, ASM765513v2, whole genome shotgun sequence genome and encodes:
- the LOC116208827 gene encoding MADS-box transcription factor 23 isoform X1, which translates into the protein MGRGRIEIKKIENVNSRQVTFSKRRNGLFKKANELSVLCDAEVAVIVFSNTGKLYEFSSTSMEHTLVRHQRGLHHELPENSSDGRVVEEHRHQTELNVLKSEISRLHMAYSRLIGRELEGLSFKELQQIECQLTEGLLSVKQKKEGFLLDQLGKSRIQEEKATLENEALRKEVEQLKGESQRKALLEFHPLEGKFSLSNPKPIKSCTSDPNEGPDVSLQLNSLATSRGDRKRKAAEMENIACDDSGSQVASE
- the LOC116208827 gene encoding agamous-like MADS-box protein AGL18 isoform X2, encoding MGRGRIEIKKIENVNSRQVTFSKRRNGLFKKANELSVLCDAEVAVIVFSNTGKLYEFSSTSMEHTLVRHQRGLHHELPENSSDGRVVEEHRHQTELNVLKSEISRLHMAYSRLIGRELEGLSFKELQQIECQLTEGLLSVKQKKEGFLLDQLGKSRIQEEKATLENEALRKEVEQLKGESQRKALLEFHPLEGKFSLSNPKPIKSCTSDPNEGPDVSLQLNLATSRGDRKRKAAEMENIACDDSGSQVASE